The proteins below are encoded in one region of Paraburkholderia phenazinium:
- a CDS encoding septation protein A, whose translation MKFLFDLFPIILFFVAFKLWGIFTATAVAIVATLVQIAWVAFRHRKVDPMLWVSLGVVTVFGGATLVLHNDTFIKWKPTVLYWAFSVALIVSQLAFNKNLIEAMMGKQITLPHRTWSQLSVIWAVFFVLLGILNLFVAYHFSTNAWVNFKLFGATGCLVVFIVGQSLWLSKYMKEEE comes from the coding sequence ATGAAATTCCTGTTCGATCTGTTCCCGATCATCCTGTTTTTCGTCGCATTCAAGCTGTGGGGCATTTTCACGGCAACGGCGGTGGCGATCGTCGCGACGCTGGTGCAGATTGCCTGGGTGGCATTCCGTCACCGCAAGGTCGACCCGATGCTGTGGGTCAGCCTCGGCGTCGTCACGGTGTTCGGCGGCGCAACGCTTGTATTGCACAACGATACCTTCATCAAGTGGAAGCCGACCGTGCTCTACTGGGCCTTCTCGGTGGCGCTGATCGTGTCGCAACTGGCGTTCAACAAGAACCTGATCGAAGCGATGATGGGCAAGCAGATCACGCTGCCGCACCGCACGTGGAGCCAGTTGAGCGTGATCTGGGCGGTGTTCTTCGTGTTGCTCGGCATCCTCAACCTGTTCGTCGCCTACCACTTCTCGACCAACGCCTGGGTCAATTTCAAGCTGTTCGGCGCGACCGGGTGCCTCGTGGTGTTCATTGTCGGCCAGAGCCTATGGCTGTCGAAGTACATGAAAGAAGAAGAGTGA
- the msrB gene encoding peptide-methionine (R)-S-oxide reductase MsrB produces the protein MNSDDTKTSPAAVQKDDAEWRNQLSDIEYQVTRHAATERPFTGRYHDHWDRGIYDCVCCGTPLFESDTKFDAGCGWPSYFKPINGEVIAEKTDRSHGMLRIEVQCKNCGAHLGHVFEDGPAPTGLRYCINSAALQFEPK, from the coding sequence ATGAACTCCGACGACACCAAGACCTCCCCCGCTGCGGTGCAGAAAGACGATGCCGAATGGCGCAACCAGCTCTCCGACATCGAGTATCAGGTCACCCGCCACGCCGCTACCGAGCGCCCCTTTACCGGCCGTTACCACGATCACTGGGATCGGGGCATTTACGACTGCGTCTGCTGCGGCACACCGCTATTCGAATCGGACACCAAGTTCGACGCCGGCTGCGGCTGGCCGAGCTACTTCAAGCCGATCAACGGCGAAGTGATCGCCGAGAAAACCGACCGCTCGCATGGCATGCTGCGCATCGAAGTGCAGTGCAAGAATTGCGGCGCCCATCTGGGCCACGTGTTCGAAGACGGTCCGGCGCCGACCGGGCTTCGCTACTGCATTAACTCGGCTGCGCTACAATTCGAGCCCAAGTAA
- a CDS encoding peptidylprolyl isomerase, whose protein sequence is MTLKKTRLWVLLAAFAAAPVFAQNIAVVNGTPIPKARVDALVAQLVQQGQQDSPQLQTAVREELINREILMQEAARRGIPNRPDVKAQVAVAQQTVVLRALIEDFVKNNQPSDAEVKARYDALVKDAGGKEYHLHHILVDNEAQAKDLIAKIKAGASFEDLAKQYSKDPGSGKNGGDLDWSDPKAYVPEFAAAAEKLQKGQMTDAPVHTQFGWHIIRLDDTRDTAPPPLEQVRQQIVQQIQQEKLQAFEESLRKNAKVQ, encoded by the coding sequence ATGACCTTGAAGAAAACCCGCCTCTGGGTATTGCTGGCCGCTTTTGCGGCTGCGCCTGTGTTTGCACAGAACATCGCCGTCGTGAACGGCACGCCGATTCCCAAAGCACGCGTCGATGCGCTCGTCGCTCAACTCGTTCAACAGGGTCAGCAGGACTCGCCGCAATTGCAGACAGCCGTGCGCGAAGAACTGATCAACCGCGAAATCCTGATGCAGGAAGCGGCTCGCCGCGGCATCCCGAACCGCCCTGATGTCAAGGCGCAAGTCGCGGTCGCCCAGCAGACCGTCGTGCTGCGCGCGTTGATCGAAGACTTCGTGAAAAACAACCAGCCGAGCGACGCAGAAGTCAAAGCACGTTACGACGCGCTCGTGAAGGATGCTGGCGGCAAGGAATATCACCTGCACCACATCCTCGTGGATAACGAAGCCCAGGCCAAAGACCTGATCGCCAAGATCAAGGCCGGTGCGAGCTTCGAAGATCTCGCCAAGCAATACTCGAAGGACCCGGGATCGGGCAAGAACGGCGGCGACCTCGACTGGTCGGACCCGAAGGCTTACGTGCCGGAATTCGCCGCTGCGGCCGAGAAGTTGCAGAAAGGCCAGATGACCGACGCGCCGGTGCACACGCAGTTTGGCTGGCACATCATTCGTCTGGACGACACCCGCGATACCGCGCCGCCGCCGCTCGAACAGGTGCGTCAGCAGATCGTTCAGCAGATCCAGCAGGAAAAACTGCAGGCGTTTGAAGAGAGTCTGCGGAAGAACGCGAAGGTGCAGTAA
- a CDS encoding BolA family protein, which translates to MSDDIFLHATTTERVALIETRLAAALAPVTSITVRDDSAQHAGHAGASAGGHFSVTIVAVAFAGKPRVARHRLVYDALADAMQRGIHALAITAYTPEEFDLLSR; encoded by the coding sequence ATGAGCGACGACATTTTCCTGCATGCCACGACCACCGAACGCGTCGCGCTGATCGAAACACGCCTCGCCGCGGCGCTCGCGCCGGTTACCTCGATCACCGTGCGCGATGACAGTGCCCAACATGCGGGGCATGCGGGCGCCTCCGCAGGCGGTCATTTCAGTGTCACGATTGTTGCGGTTGCATTCGCCGGAAAGCCCCGCGTGGCACGGCACCGCTTGGTGTATGATGCGCTGGCCGATGCCATGCAGCGAGGCATTCACGCGCTCGCAATCACGGCCTACACGCCCGAAGAATTCGATTTGCTGTCCCGTTAG
- a CDS encoding protein adenylyltransferase SelO, translating into MSFSPSIAGLSGPMAAFAEALGTSREGAFAQLGGVFMTRLPAAPLSAPYVVGFAADTAALLGLDPEAVRDPAFAEFFSGNTTRDWPAEAMPYASVYSGHQFGVWAGQLGDGRALGLGEVEHDGARYELQLKGAGRTPYSRMGDGRAVLRSSIREYLCSEAMHHLGIPTTRALCVIGSDQPVRREEMETAAVVTRVAPSFVRFGHFEHFYANDRVDALQSLADHVIERFYPHCKEADDPYLALLNEAVLSTADLLAQWQAVGFCHGVMNTDNMSILGLTIDYGPFGFLDGFDAGYICNHSDSQGRYAYRMQPQIAYWNLFCLAQGLLPLLGQQHDESVRSEEAVKDAQRVLEGFKDRFAPALERRMRAKLGLQTERPGDDALANRLFEVMQANRADFTLTFRNLARVSKHDASGDAPVRDLFLDRPAFDVWVNDYRARLSEETLDDAERAIAMNRVNPKFILRNHLAETAIRRAREKDFSEVERLAQVLRRPFDDQPEHEAYAALPPDWASSLEVSCSS; encoded by the coding sequence ATGTCGTTTTCCCCAAGCATTGCCGGCCTGTCCGGGCCGATGGCGGCGTTCGCCGAGGCCCTCGGCACCTCGCGCGAAGGCGCATTTGCCCAACTCGGCGGCGTCTTTATGACCCGCTTGCCGGCTGCGCCGCTCAGCGCCCCCTATGTGGTCGGGTTTGCCGCCGATACGGCCGCGTTGCTCGGCCTCGACCCTGAAGCAGTGCGCGATCCCGCCTTCGCCGAGTTCTTCTCCGGCAACACCACCCGCGACTGGCCCGCAGAGGCGATGCCCTATGCGTCGGTGTACTCGGGACACCAGTTTGGCGTGTGGGCCGGGCAACTCGGCGACGGCCGCGCACTTGGCCTTGGCGAAGTCGAGCACGACGGTGCCCGCTATGAGCTGCAACTCAAGGGCGCTGGACGCACGCCTTATTCGCGCATGGGCGACGGCCGCGCGGTGTTGCGCTCCTCGATCCGCGAGTATCTGTGCTCGGAAGCGATGCACCACCTTGGTATTCCGACCACGCGCGCGCTGTGTGTGATCGGCTCCGACCAGCCGGTGCGCCGCGAGGAAATGGAAACGGCCGCGGTCGTCACGCGGGTCGCGCCGAGCTTCGTGCGCTTTGGCCACTTCGAGCATTTCTATGCGAACGATCGGGTCGACGCCTTGCAGTCGCTCGCCGACCACGTCATCGAACGCTTTTATCCGCACTGCAAGGAAGCGGACGATCCGTATCTGGCGCTGCTGAACGAAGCTGTGTTGTCCACGGCTGATCTGCTCGCGCAATGGCAGGCAGTTGGCTTCTGTCACGGCGTGATGAACACGGACAACATGTCGATCCTCGGTCTCACGATCGACTACGGTCCGTTCGGCTTTCTGGATGGTTTCGATGCCGGCTATATCTGCAATCACTCCGATTCGCAAGGCCGTTACGCGTACCGGATGCAGCCGCAGATCGCCTACTGGAATCTCTTCTGTCTGGCGCAAGGGCTGCTGCCGCTGCTGGGTCAGCAGCACGACGAAAGCGTGCGCAGCGAGGAAGCGGTCAAAGACGCGCAGCGGGTACTCGAAGGCTTCAAGGACCGTTTTGCGCCCGCATTGGAGCGCCGCATGCGCGCCAAACTCGGCCTGCAAACCGAACGTCCGGGCGATGACGCCCTGGCCAACCGCCTCTTTGAGGTCATGCAGGCGAACCGCGCGGACTTCACCCTCACGTTCCGCAATCTGGCCCGCGTTTCGAAGCACGACGCGAGCGGCGACGCGCCGGTTCGCGACCTGTTTCTCGACCGCCCGGCCTTCGATGTCTGGGTGAACGACTACCGCGCGCGGCTGTCCGAAGAAACACTCGACGATGCTGAGCGCGCCATTGCAATGAACCGCGTGAACCCCAAATTCATTCTCCGCAATCATCTGGCTGAAACGGCGATTCGCCGCGCGAGGGAGAAGGACTTTTCGGAAGTCGAGCGGCTGGCGCAAGTGCTGCGCCGTCCTTTCGACGACCAACCGGAACACGAAGCTTACGCCGCGCTGCCACCCGACTGGGCCAGTTCGCTGGAAGTCAGTTGCTCGTCGTAA
- the purL gene encoding phosphoribosylformylglycinamidine synthase — translation MAHFSCFPGASALSDFRQTRLLETLTRIDSNITGVHGQYLHFVNAQAPLTAEDSAKIEALMHYGDPFVEVKERGNSETFLVVPRFGTVSPWASKATDIAHHCGLTQLRRIERGVEYTVTLKSGLLGKKTLSDEAREAVAAALHDRMTESVAPSRDHAMHLFDELPAKPLQTVDVLGHRRGALETANRELGLALAEDEIDYLVDAFTKLGRNPTDVELMMFAQANSEHCRHKIFNAEWTIDGEKQDISLFNMIRNTEKLNPQGTIVAYSDNSAIMAGGQAERWFPRKPAAEGELAEHYGRHVELTHTLMKVETHNHPTAISPFPGAATGAGGEIRDEGATGRGARPKAGLAGFTVSNLDLPDAREAWENARDAVQPVGHRNPADEQHIYGRPDRIASPLQIMIDGPLGGAAFNNEFGRPNLGGYFRTYEQNVAGTVRGYHKPIMIAGGIGNISDQHTHKHDLPEGSLLIQIGGPGMRIGMGGGAASSMATGTNTAELDFDSVQRGNPEIERRAQEVINACWQLGEKNPILSIHDVGAGGLSNAFPEVVDGASKGAIFELRKIQLEESGLSPREIWSNEAQERYVLAIAPADLPEFQAICERERCPFAVIGTATNERQLKLIDAEEKNDDAHQPVDMPMEVLLGKAPRMHRDVKHVETTLLPVDVTGINLSEVAVSVLRHPTVASKSFLITIGDRSVGGTTARDQMVGPWQVPVADVAITTMDYAGYRGEAMTMAERTPLAVINPPASGRMAVGEAVTNIAAAPIASLDKLKLSANWMAACGAPGEDAALYDTVKAIGMELCPALGISIPVGKDSLSMRTKWDDQGVAKEVVAPVSLIISAFAPVEDVRGHLTPQLRRVDEAGDSVLIAIDLGRAKHRLGGSILAQVTQQVGDTTPDVDDAEDLKRFFAAIQALNSDGKLLAYHDRSDGGLWATVCEMAFAGHVGVSLNVDMLTLDPNHEFDYGDAKDWAKQTSGRREDRTIRALFNEELGAVIQVRAQDRDAVLASLREHGLSACSHVIGKLNERDAIEIYRDAKKIYEAPRTELHRAWSEVSWRISRLRDNPACADAEYDALLDAADPGITPQLSFDPAEDVAAPFVAKGARPRVAILREQGVNSHLETAYAFDRAGFDAYDVHMSDLLAGRATLADFAGAVACGGFSYGDVLGAGEGWAKTIRFNAQLADMFAAFFARKDTFALGICNGCQMMSSLASMIPGAEAWPKFTRNKSEKFEARFSLVEVQQSPSLFFSGMEGSRIPVAVAHGEGFADFSQQGDASKVAVAMRFVDHRGQATEQYPFNPNGSPDGITSVTTPDGRFTVLMPHTERVHRTVQMSWHPQGWNANDGSPWLRVFQNARRWLG, via the coding sequence ATGGCCCACTTCTCGTGTTTCCCCGGCGCTTCGGCCCTCTCCGATTTCCGTCAAACCCGCCTGCTCGAGACGCTTACGCGTATCGACTCCAACATCACCGGCGTGCACGGCCAGTATCTGCACTTCGTCAACGCGCAGGCGCCGCTCACGGCTGAAGACAGTGCGAAGATCGAAGCGTTGATGCACTACGGCGACCCGTTCGTCGAGGTCAAAGAGCGCGGCAACAGCGAGACCTTTCTCGTGGTGCCCCGTTTCGGCACGGTGTCGCCGTGGGCCAGCAAGGCAACGGACATTGCGCACCACTGCGGCTTGACGCAACTGCGCCGTATCGAGCGCGGCGTCGAATACACGGTGACGCTCAAGAGCGGCCTGCTTGGCAAGAAGACGTTGTCCGACGAAGCGCGCGAAGCTGTCGCCGCCGCGCTGCACGACCGCATGACCGAGAGCGTGGCGCCGTCGCGCGATCACGCCATGCATCTGTTCGACGAACTGCCGGCCAAGCCGCTGCAAACGGTCGATGTGCTGGGCCACCGCCGCGGCGCGCTGGAAACGGCCAACCGGGAACTGGGCCTCGCGCTCGCCGAAGACGAAATCGACTACCTCGTCGACGCCTTCACGAAGCTCGGCCGCAACCCGACCGACGTCGAACTGATGATGTTCGCGCAGGCCAACAGCGAGCACTGCCGCCACAAGATTTTCAATGCGGAGTGGACCATCGACGGCGAGAAGCAGGACATCTCGCTGTTCAACATGATCCGCAATACCGAGAAGCTCAATCCGCAGGGCACCATCGTCGCGTACTCGGACAACTCGGCAATCATGGCCGGCGGCCAGGCCGAGCGGTGGTTCCCGCGCAAGCCGGCGGCTGAAGGCGAACTGGCTGAGCACTACGGGCGCCACGTCGAACTGACGCACACGCTGATGAAGGTGGAAACGCACAACCATCCAACCGCGATCTCGCCGTTCCCGGGTGCTGCGACCGGCGCGGGCGGTGAAATCCGCGACGAAGGCGCCACGGGTCGCGGCGCGCGTCCGAAGGCCGGTCTCGCGGGCTTCACCGTATCGAACCTCGACTTGCCGGATGCGCGCGAAGCATGGGAAAACGCCCGCGATGCCGTTCAGCCGGTCGGCCATCGTAATCCGGCTGACGAGCAGCATATCTACGGTCGTCCGGACCGCATCGCGTCGCCGCTGCAGATCATGATCGACGGTCCGCTCGGCGGCGCGGCGTTCAACAACGAATTCGGCCGCCCGAACCTGGGTGGCTACTTCCGCACTTACGAGCAGAACGTCGCGGGCACCGTGCGCGGCTACCACAAGCCGATCATGATCGCGGGCGGCATCGGCAATATCTCCGATCAGCACACCCACAAGCACGACTTGCCGGAAGGCTCGCTGCTGATCCAGATCGGCGGCCCGGGCATGCGCATCGGCATGGGTGGCGGCGCCGCCAGCTCGATGGCAACCGGCACCAATACTGCTGAACTCGACTTCGACTCGGTGCAGCGCGGCAACCCGGAAATCGAGCGGCGCGCGCAGGAAGTCATCAACGCCTGCTGGCAGCTCGGCGAGAAGAATCCGATTCTGAGCATTCACGACGTGGGTGCGGGCGGTCTGTCGAACGCGTTCCCGGAAGTGGTGGACGGCGCGAGCAAAGGCGCGATTTTCGAGCTGCGCAAGATCCAGCTCGAAGAGAGTGGCTTGTCGCCGCGCGAGATCTGGTCGAACGAAGCGCAAGAGCGCTATGTGCTGGCGATTGCGCCAGCCGATCTGCCGGAATTCCAGGCAATCTGCGAGCGCGAGCGCTGCCCGTTTGCGGTGATCGGCACGGCGACCAACGAACGTCAGTTGAAGCTGATCGACGCCGAAGAGAAAAACGACGATGCGCATCAGCCGGTCGATATGCCGATGGAAGTGCTGCTCGGCAAGGCACCGCGTATGCATCGCGACGTCAAGCACGTCGAGACCACGCTGCTGCCGGTGGATGTCACCGGTATCAACCTGTCGGAAGTAGCGGTGAGCGTGCTGCGTCACCCGACGGTGGCCAGCAAGTCGTTCCTGATTACGATCGGCGACCGCTCGGTGGGCGGCACGACCGCGCGCGACCAGATGGTCGGCCCGTGGCAGGTGCCGGTTGCCGACGTGGCGATCACCACGATGGACTATGCCGGCTACCGCGGCGAAGCCATGACGATGGCCGAGCGCACGCCACTCGCCGTGATCAATCCGCCGGCGTCGGGCCGTATGGCAGTCGGCGAGGCCGTCACGAACATCGCGGCGGCGCCGATCGCGTCGCTGGACAAGCTGAAGCTGTCCGCGAACTGGATGGCCGCTTGCGGCGCGCCGGGTGAAGACGCGGCGCTGTACGACACGGTCAAGGCGATCGGCATGGAACTGTGCCCGGCGCTCGGCATCAGCATTCCGGTGGGCAAAGACTCGCTGTCGATGCGCACCAAATGGGACGACCAGGGCGTGGCGAAGGAAGTGGTCGCGCCGGTCTCGCTGATCATCTCGGCGTTCGCGCCGGTCGAAGACGTACGTGGCCATCTGACGCCGCAACTGCGTCGCGTCGACGAAGCGGGCGACTCCGTGCTGATCGCGATCGACCTGGGACGCGCCAAGCATCGCCTCGGCGGCAGTATCCTCGCGCAGGTTACGCAGCAGGTGGGCGACACGACGCCGGATGTCGACGACGCCGAAGACCTGAAGCGTTTCTTCGCCGCGATCCAGGCGCTGAATAGCGACGGCAAGCTGCTCGCTTACCACGACCGCTCGGACGGCGGCCTGTGGGCGACGGTCTGCGAAATGGCGTTTGCGGGTCACGTCGGTGTGTCACTGAACGTCGACATGTTGACGCTCGATCCGAATCACGAATTCGACTACGGCGACGCCAAAGACTGGGCCAAGCAGACCAGCGGCCGCCGTGAAGACCGCACGATCCGCGCGCTCTTCAACGAGGAGCTGGGCGCGGTGATTCAGGTGCGTGCTCAGGATCGCGATGCGGTGCTGGCATCGCTGCGAGAACATGGCCTGTCGGCATGCTCGCACGTGATCGGCAAGCTCAACGAACGCGACGCGATCGAAATCTATCGCGACGCGAAGAAGATCTACGAAGCGCCGCGCACGGAACTGCATCGTGCATGGAGCGAAGTGAGCTGGCGCATTTCGCGTCTGCGCGACAACCCGGCTTGTGCCGATGCCGAATACGACGCGCTGCTCGATGCGGCCGATCCGGGTATCACGCCGCAGCTGAGCTTTGATCCAGCGGAAGACGTAGCCGCGCCGTTTGTTGCCAAGGGTGCCCGCCCGCGCGTGGCGATCCTGCGCGAGCAGGGCGTCAACTCGCACCTCGAAACCGCGTATGCATTCGACCGCGCCGGTTTCGACGCCTACGACGTGCACATGAGCGACCTGCTGGCTGGCCGCGCCACGCTCGCCGATTTCGCGGGCGCCGTAGCGTGCGGCGGCTTCTCTTACGGCGACGTGCTGGGTGCAGGCGAGGGCTGGGCGAAGACGATTCGCTTTAACGCGCAACTGGCCGACATGTTCGCCGCCTTCTTCGCCCGCAAGGACACGTTTGCACTCGGCATCTGCAACGGCTGCCAGATGATGAGCAGCCTTGCATCGATGATCCCCGGTGCCGAGGCATGGCCGAAGTTCACGCGCAACAAGTCGGAGAAATTCGAAGCACGCTTCTCGCTGGTCGAAGTGCAGCAGTCGCCGTCGCTGTTCTTTAGCGGCATGGAAGGCTCGCGCATTCCGGTGGCCGTCGCGCACGGCGAAGGTTTCGCGGACTTCTCGCAGCAAGGCGATGCGTCGAAGGTGGCGGTGGCGATGCGCTTTGTCGATCACCGCGGCCAGGCTACGGAGCAGTATCCGTTCAACCCGAACGGCTCGCCGGATGGCATCACTTCGGTGACAACGCCTGATGGCCGCTTCACGGTCCTGATGCCGCACACCGAGCGCGTGCATCGCACGGTGCAGATGAGCTGGCATCCGCAAGGCTGGAACGCGAACGACGGTAGCCCGTGGTTGCGCGTGTTCCAGAACGCGCGTCGCTGGCTGGGTTGA
- a CDS encoding NAD(P)H-hydrate dehydratase, protein MNEAASVSPHNPSDLSGLIDTHDRPLALLSVADLRALEVSAAAALPPHELMARAGRAAALFLTGQIASARSSGSAATVWIVAGPGNNGGDALVVATELHIAGVAVEVCMPVEVKPEDARWALGEARAAGVPISTSAPDSFERYGWLVDGMFGIGLTRPLEGVFATLAQQLSQRAKRQGRVLALDVPSGLDSDTGNVVGSGTGVRATHTVTFIGAKPGLFMASGRDLAGAVTVAPIGLDTTATVARTGGVQLNAPALFAPYLPSRDFSTNKGSFGSLAVVGGDSGMCGAPILAARAALHCGAGKIHVALLGAGAPPYDPPHPELMLHAIDDLPLDKMDALAIGCGMGHRDRATQALHDVLPLDVPKLLDADALNLVSKDPALAAKVAARGAKGDPCVLTPHPLEAARLLGCDVPTVQRDRLAAARALTARFACVIVLKGTGTVVGAPDGRLAVNPTGNAALATGGTGDVLGGIIGALLAQRLPPYEAALAGVYLHGLAADTLTAQGDGPAGLTAGELAPMVRKLLNRMFYPA, encoded by the coding sequence ATGAACGAAGCCGCATCTGTCAGTCCCCACAATCCTTCCGACCTCTCCGGCCTGATCGACACGCACGACCGACCGCTCGCGCTTCTGAGCGTCGCCGATCTGCGTGCGCTCGAAGTCAGCGCCGCGGCCGCGCTGCCGCCGCACGAACTGATGGCGCGCGCCGGCCGCGCCGCTGCGCTGTTCCTGACCGGGCAGATCGCGTCGGCGCGCTCGAGCGGTTCTGCCGCGACGGTCTGGATCGTCGCAGGTCCCGGCAATAATGGCGGCGATGCGCTGGTGGTCGCTACCGAGTTGCATATCGCCGGCGTCGCGGTCGAAGTCTGTATGCCCGTCGAAGTCAAACCGGAGGACGCCCGCTGGGCGCTCGGCGAGGCGCGCGCGGCAGGCGTCCCGATCAGCACGTCAGCGCCCGATTCTTTCGAGCGCTACGGCTGGCTGGTCGACGGCATGTTCGGGATCGGCCTGACCCGGCCGCTCGAAGGCGTGTTCGCCACGCTTGCTCAACAGTTGTCACAACGTGCGAAGCGGCAAGGCCGCGTATTGGCGCTCGACGTGCCAAGCGGGCTCGATAGCGACACGGGCAATGTGGTTGGGTCCGGCACAGGGGTGCGAGCCACGCACACGGTGACATTCATCGGCGCCAAGCCAGGACTCTTCATGGCTTCCGGGCGCGATCTGGCCGGCGCGGTGACCGTCGCGCCAATCGGTCTGGACACGACGGCCACAGTCGCCCGTACCGGCGGTGTACAACTGAATGCACCGGCACTGTTCGCACCGTACCTCCCTTCGCGCGATTTCTCGACCAACAAGGGCTCGTTCGGCAGCCTCGCCGTGGTCGGCGGCGACTCCGGCATGTGCGGCGCGCCGATTCTCGCAGCGCGCGCGGCGCTTCATTGCGGCGCCGGGAAAATCCACGTGGCGCTGCTTGGCGCAGGCGCCCCGCCCTACGATCCGCCGCATCCCGAACTGATGCTGCACGCCATCGACGATCTGCCGCTCGACAAGATGGACGCGCTGGCGATCGGCTGCGGCATGGGTCATCGCGACCGCGCGACCCAGGCGCTGCACGACGTGTTGCCGCTCGACGTTCCTAAGCTGCTGGACGCCGACGCATTGAACCTGGTCTCGAAGGATCCTGCGCTTGCCGCAAAGGTCGCCGCCCGCGGAGCAAAGGGCGATCCGTGCGTGCTGACGCCGCACCCGCTCGAGGCGGCGCGGCTGCTCGGCTGCGATGTCCCCACCGTGCAGCGCGACCGGCTCGCCGCCGCGCGCGCGCTGACCGCGCGCTTCGCCTGCGTCATCGTGCTGAAAGGCACGGGTACGGTGGTGGGCGCGCCGGACGGCCGGCTCGCTGTCAATCCGACCGGCAACGCCGCGCTCGCGACAGGCGGTACTGGCGACGTGCTCGGCGGTATCATCGGCGCGTTGCTGGCCCAGCGCTTGCCACCGTACGAGGCGGCGCTCGCGGGCGTATATCTGCACGGCCTCGCTGCCGATACGCTAACAGCCCAGGGGGACGGCCCCGCAGGCTTGACGGCAGGCGAACTGGCGCCGATGGTACGCAAACTGCTGAACCGGATGTTCTATCCAGCCTGA
- a CDS encoding FAD-dependent oxidoreductase, whose protein sequence is MDVIVIGGGIVGVATAYQLRAAGHRVCVVERFATVAQGATYGHGGTVLPTPLDVWFGPTFMQSRQAAKNGVIRKTGFNGGARLFERQLATWQEPQAFSRQYGLLRPLIEASREAMADMEARFGLEYEQTEGVLYLTRSAQEWELTQPALELLRQYEVPHHVMTPAECAAFEHSVPTDPEFAGGVLFDQERTANCPLFTKLIKQTLDTEGGVQFMLNREVDAIRLDGERAAVELAPRLGEVTSSREVDVINADAIVVAAGTGSVPLLERLGLRVPLHPLRLHTLSAPIAHEECVPHVAIVDAVKRITITRMNHRLRIAGGAVLQGAVQTDKPLSEAVTKDALALLGQATHDWIPGAAKISAALSWDGLKLLSPDGLPMVGNALHPRLFVNVGHGPAGWGLACGAAKLVADLIGGSAPELPADTLAALRPERFRY, encoded by the coding sequence ATGGATGTCATCGTCATTGGCGGCGGAATTGTGGGCGTCGCCACCGCTTATCAGTTGCGCGCCGCCGGTCACCGGGTCTGCGTAGTCGAACGCTTTGCGACCGTCGCGCAGGGCGCGACCTATGGCCATGGGGGCACCGTCCTGCCGACGCCGCTCGACGTCTGGTTCGGGCCGACCTTCATGCAGAGCCGCCAGGCCGCCAAAAACGGCGTCATCCGCAAGACCGGCTTCAACGGCGGCGCCCGCCTGTTCGAGCGGCAACTGGCAACATGGCAGGAGCCGCAGGCCTTCAGCCGGCAATACGGGCTGCTGCGTCCGCTGATCGAGGCATCGCGCGAGGCGATGGCCGATATGGAAGCGCGCTTCGGGCTCGAATATGAACAGACGGAGGGCGTGCTCTACCTCACGCGCTCCGCGCAGGAATGGGAGCTGACCCAGCCGGCGCTCGAATTGCTGCGCCAGTATGAAGTGCCGCACCACGTGATGACGCCTGCCGAGTGCGCGGCGTTCGAACATTCGGTGCCGACCGATCCCGAGTTTGCAGGCGGCGTGCTGTTCGACCAGGAACGCACCGCGAACTGCCCCCTCTTCACCAAGCTCATCAAGCAGACGCTCGATACCGAAGGCGGCGTGCAGTTCATGCTGAACCGGGAGGTCGATGCAATCCGGCTCGATGGGGAGCGCGCAGCGGTCGAACTGGCGCCGCGGCTCGGCGAAGTCACTTCGTCGCGCGAAGTCGACGTGATCAACGCCGACGCTATCGTGGTCGCGGCCGGCACCGGCTCGGTGCCGCTGCTCGAGCGGCTCGGTCTGCGGGTGCCCTTGCATCCGCTGCGGCTGCATACGCTGTCCGCACCGATCGCGCACGAAGAATGCGTGCCGCATGTGGCGATCGTCGATGCCGTGAAACGCATCACCATCACGCGGATGAATCATCGGCTGCGCATCGCCGGCGGCGCGGTGCTGCAAGGCGCCGTACAGACCGACAAGCCGCTGTCCGAAGCGGTCACCAAGGATGCTTTGGCCCTGCTCGGTCAGGCCACGCACGACTGGATTCCGGGCGCGGCCAAGATCTCGGCGGCGCTGTCGTGGGATGGCCTCAAGCTGCTCTCGCCGGATGGCCTGCCGATGGTTGGCAATGCGTTGCATCCGCGCCTGTTCGTCAACGTGGGGCACGGACCTGCTGGCTGGGGACTCGCCTGCGGCGCCGCGAAACTGGTGGCGGATCTGATCGGCGGCAGCGCGCCCGAATTGCCGGCGGATACGCTTGCTGCGTTGCGGCCTGAGCGGTTTCGATACTGA